The Spiroplasma clarkii genome has a window encoding:
- the rsmI gene encoding 16S rRNA (cytidine(1402)-2'-O)-methyltransferase produces the protein MLQIKKTFKDKSPIIYVVGTPIGNLSDFSPRAVETLKTVTKIYCEDTRTSKKLLDHFQIKNHLVSLHKFNELEKVSELSFDLKQGKDVAIITDAGVPCVSDPGAKVLNCLMNSEINFAICPINCGPAFIHAQIMSGFEAKGLEFLGFLDKKPQQLKNQFLNLTNLTDKLVIFYESVHRIQTTINILSALFAKNCQVAVVREITKLNEEIIVGDLKEVSAYINSPEFVQKGEFCVVLDKNLQPQSNAATSVDYLKLLDELILQGVSRKEAVKEIAKKYGLNKNELYQKSLNFLAKT, from the coding sequence ATGCTACAAATTAAAAAAACATTTAAGGACAAAAGCCCAATAATTTATGTTGTTGGAACGCCAATCGGGAATTTAAGTGACTTTTCACCAAGAGCTGTAGAAACTTTAAAAACTGTGACTAAAATCTATTGTGAAGACACCAGAACTAGTAAAAAATTGCTAGATCACTTTCAAATCAAGAACCATCTAGTTTCTTTACATAAATTTAATGAGTTAGAAAAGGTCTCTGAGTTAAGTTTTGATTTAAAACAAGGTAAAGATGTTGCAATTATCACAGATGCAGGGGTCCCTTGTGTTAGTGATCCAGGAGCCAAAGTACTTAATTGTTTGATGAACTCAGAAATAAATTTTGCGATTTGTCCAATTAATTGTGGTCCAGCATTTATACATGCTCAAATAATGTCAGGTTTTGAAGCAAAAGGACTTGAATTTCTAGGTTTTTTAGATAAGAAACCTCAACAATTAAAGAACCAATTTTTAAACTTGACTAACCTGACAGATAAATTAGTTATTTTTTATGAATCAGTGCATCGCATTCAAACTACAATTAATATTTTAAGTGCCTTGTTTGCAAAAAACTGTCAAGTGGCAGTAGTGCGAGAGATTACTAAACTCAATGAAGAAATCATTGTTGGTGATTTAAAAGAAGTAAGTGCTTATATTAATTCACCAGAATTTGTTCAAAAAGGTGAGTTTTGTGTAGTTTTAGATAAAAACCTCCAGCCCCAAAGCAATGCAGCAACAAGTGTTGATTATTTGAAATTACTAGATGAGTTAATTTTGCAAGGAGTTTCAAGAAAAGAAGCAGTAAAAGAAATTGCAAAAAAATATGGTTTAAATAAGAATGAGCTTTATCAAAAAAGCTTAAACTTTTTGGCAAAAA
- a CDS encoding DDE-type integrase/transposase/recombinase — translation MKQGKPRVRYYDHDFYLNIEQSFIDSGKTYGCKRIAIDLLTKGIAKSSHKKILRYFKMRSISTNNHVKWKNKVAKPEKVGKYPNLLTDPENFDKYGDVFSVDITEKEFNGERYYTCGFYHIKMKKIFGLVTEKNKGNQLVEKSFLKMTDEFGVFLPNSVIHSDNGSEFKAYNYKLMLMYFNLIPSMSRIAKSTDNGWIEGFWSVFKRECLKENYCYKGLAEYQLNASLYQKFYNYVRIKL, via the coding sequence GTGAAGCAAGGGAAACCTAGGGTAAGATATTATGATCATGATTTTTATTTAAATATTGAGCAGAGCTTTATTGATTCAGGAAAAACCTATGGTTGTAAAAGAATTGCAATAGATTTGCTCACTAAGGGGATAGCTAAGTCATCACATAAAAAAATATTGAGATACTTTAAAATGAGAAGCATCTCCACCAATAATCATGTGAAATGAAAAAATAAGGTAGCAAAACCTGAAAAGGTTGGTAAATACCCAAACTTGTTAACTGATCCTGAAAATTTTGATAAGTATGGTGATGTTTTTTCAGTAGACATAACAGAAAAGGAATTCAATGGTGAAAGATACTATACCTGTGGTTTTTATCATATTAAAATGAAAAAAATCTTTGGTTTAGTAACAGAAAAAAATAAAGGGAATCAACTTGTAGAAAAATCATTTCTAAAAATGACTGATGAATTTGGTGTCTTCTTGCCAAACAGTGTAATACACTCAGATAATGGTTCTGAATTTAAAGCATATAATTATAAGTTGATGCTAATGTACTTTAATTTGATTCCAAGCATGTCAAGAATAGCCAAGTCTACAGATAATGGTTGGATTGAAGGGTTTTGATCAGTTTTTAAAAGAGAATGCTTAAAAGAAAATTACTGTTATAAAGGACTTGCTGAGTATCAGCTAAATGCAAGTTTATATCAAAAATTTTACAATTATGTGAGAATAAAGTTGTAA
- a CDS encoding transposase, whose amino-acid sequence MGHYSAKQKEKIILKFRESKTKAKNFVKSYGISDQTLLNWCKKYDQSGIDGLGAPNSADKEELIILRNEVKELKKKNAELETRNEMWKRIEALISKKK is encoded by the coding sequence ATGGGACATTACTCAGCAAAGCAAAAAGAAAAAATAATTTTAAAATTTAGAGAGAGCAAGACAAAGGCCAAGAATTTTGTTAAAAGTTATGGCATCTCAGATCAAACACTTTTAAATTGGTGTAAAAAGTATGATCAATCTGGAATTGATGGTCTTGGGGCACCAAATTCAGCTGATAAAGAAGAACTAATAATTTTAAGAAATGAAGTTAAAGAACTGAAGAAGAAAAATGCCGAATTAGAAACTAGAAATGAAATGTGAAAAAGAATTGAGGCCCTGATAAGTAAAAAAAAGTAG
- the uvrC gene encoding excinuclease ABC subunit UvrC produces MTIENQLKIIPEKPGCYLYYNAAQKVIYVGKAKNLKKRVNSYFNKVHNFKTTKLVRDIVKVETIVTLNEKESLLLEQNLIKKYKPRYNVVLNDDKKYPYIVITAEKDPQYLYVRNYHSKYQLSFGPFPEGTSARNILRTLERIYPLRRCQGNLKKPCLYWHINQCSGACFQEVAPSYYAEQIKNIKDFFLGRTTDLKDKLEQKMLQAAQNLQFEEAQRIKEIISHLSFTTTQQDVDLNDELNRDVFNYFQYEDYLCFIVLFYRNGKLTFKNTEVIKNEGQDIIELFKSFILQIYAKNILPDYIIVPSEVESDDLQVFFGEKIVDNSQTINQRLLDLASSNAQEYLYQEIHYKNKEVTKEELLTELQQLLQLSVFPYQIEMYDIANIMDEFVTGAMVVYKNGFASHNDFRRYNINIDQRGDYHRMIELITRRYKKDQNNQKNYADLIIMDGGIQQVRAAKIALQELQIKIPVVSLVKNDKHRTDYLLGLNEEKIQLEKSSQLFRFLEALQLRVHNFVISGFRNRYAKAFTNDAILNNVSGIGTTTIKKLYEKFESIGGMRQASTEELSTIIKNKKTLERLEKYLQDMSNDYGK; encoded by the coding sequence CTTACTTTAATAAAGTTCATAATTTTAAAACTACAAAATTAGTGCGAGATATTGTCAAAGTTGAAACTATTGTCACCCTTAATGAAAAAGAGTCACTCTTATTAGAACAAAATTTAATTAAAAAGTATAAACCAAGATACAATGTTGTTTTAAATGATGATAAAAAATATCCTTATATTGTGATCACTGCTGAAAAAGATCCTCAATACTTGTATGTGAGAAATTATCATAGTAAATACCAGCTCTCGTTTGGTCCATTTCCAGAAGGAACAAGTGCTCGTAATATTTTAAGAACCTTAGAAAGAATTTATCCTTTACGAAGATGCCAAGGTAATTTAAAAAAACCCTGCTTGTACTGACACATTAACCAATGTAGTGGTGCTTGTTTTCAAGAAGTTGCTCCCAGTTACTATGCAGAGCAAATTAAAAATATTAAAGACTTTTTTTTAGGAAGAACTACAGACTTGAAAGATAAGTTAGAACAAAAAATGTTACAAGCAGCTCAAAATTTGCAATTTGAAGAAGCACAAAGAATTAAAGAAATTATTAGTCACTTATCTTTCACAACCACCCAACAAGATGTAGATTTAAATGATGAGTTGAATCGAGATGTCTTTAATTATTTTCAATATGAAGATTACCTTTGTTTTATTGTCTTGTTTTATCGAAATGGTAAATTGACCTTTAAAAATACAGAAGTAATTAAAAATGAAGGACAAGACATCATTGAATTATTTAAAAGTTTTATTTTACAAATTTATGCAAAAAATATTTTGCCTGATTACATTATTGTTCCTTCAGAAGTTGAAAGTGATGATTTGCAAGTATTTTTTGGAGAAAAAATTGTTGACAATAGTCAAACAATTAATCAAAGACTTTTAGATTTAGCAAGCAGCAATGCTCAAGAATATTTATATCAAGAAATTCACTACAAAAATAAAGAGGTAACCAAAGAAGAATTGCTAACTGAGTTACAACAACTATTACAATTGTCAGTGTTTCCCTACCAAATTGAAATGTATGATATTGCTAATATTATGGATGAGTTTGTAACTGGTGCTATGGTAGTATATAAAAATGGCTTTGCAAGTCATAATGATTTTAGAAGATACAATATTAATATTGACCAACGAGGGGATTACCACAGAATGATTGAATTGATTACTCGCCGCTACAAAAAAGATCAAAATAATCAAAAAAACTATGCAGATTTGATTATAATGGATGGAGGTATTCAACAAGTTAGGGCTGCTAAAATTGCTTTACAAGAATTACAAATCAAAATCCCAGTGGTAAGTTTAGTAAAAAATGATAAACACCGCACAGATTATCTACTGGGTTTAAATGAAGAAAAGATTCAACTTGAAAAAAGTTCACAACTGTTTAGATTTTTAGAAGCACTACAATTGCGAGTTCACAATTTTGTAATTTCAGGATTTAGAAATCGTTATGCCAAAGCTTTTACAAATGATGCTATACTAAACAATGTAAGTGGTATTGGCACCACAACAATAAAAAAATTGTATGAAAAATTTGAATCTATTGGGGGAATGCGTCAAGCATCAACAGAAGAATTAAGTACAATTATTAAAAATAAAAAAACATTAGAAAGGTTAGAAAAATATCTGCAAGATATGTCAAATGATTATGGAAAATAA
- a CDS encoding MATE family efflux transporter, with product MENKNNLDNPKSNLDYKLSKAHFAPFQKIQTPWYKANDVKEILNMGLPIFAQLLFNILIAIINLIAVNNFDGGHYKAPVAKAVVMYNTLQFIPSLISTGTIIVCGNLLGQGKKEELSKVILTGLLINASITGLIFALTEGFSEGLARFLESSDDVATDNSWTDTAKFNFLVKYYRLLNINLILLSFTQVFVAGLQSIKKSKHVMIGTIITDAINLVLVYTILYSRLINPVYSALTIPIAGIFQMCYMLFMCLRFIDFKINKKQQLNKIYAIETLKTGLPITIEMGVWNICNFFTSSAIGSLHDDSLFVLHRNATNIGQISSAFVQALGTVTSVFVARKVGEQDTQGAYETALNCWKVAIYGTVIVNIMMVALSWPILVLFGSRDVAWPIEVILLLIFAVKLLFDTVNMTLLRALWAVGDLWFPIIISFFTMGIGMVALPFLVVKGFNIIGGWGLILIYLVLVSDPLSHSIVYTIMWICTSTFFRTKN from the coding sequence ATGGAAAATAAAAATAACTTGGACAATCCTAAATCTAATTTGGATTATAAATTGAGTAAAGCTCATTTTGCTCCATTTCAAAAAATTCAAACTCCTTGATATAAAGCAAATGATGTTAAAGAAATTTTAAATATGGGTTTGCCAATTTTTGCACAACTATTATTTAATATTTTAATTGCAATTATCAACTTGATTGCAGTGAATAACTTTGATGGAGGTCATTATAAAGCACCAGTTGCTAAGGCTGTTGTGATGTACAACACATTGCAATTTATCCCTTCACTTATTTCTACTGGAACAATTATAGTTTGTGGAAATTTATTAGGGCAAGGTAAAAAAGAGGAACTGTCAAAAGTTATTTTGACAGGCTTATTAATTAATGCCTCAATCACAGGGCTGATTTTTGCTCTCACTGAAGGTTTCAGTGAGGGTTTAGCTCGTTTTTTAGAATCAAGTGATGATGTGGCTACTGATAATTCTTGGACTGATACTGCAAAATTTAATTTCCTAGTAAAATACTATCGACTTTTAAATATAAATTTAATTTTATTATCATTTACTCAAGTTTTTGTTGCTGGCTTGCAGTCTATCAAAAAAAGCAAACATGTAATGATAGGCACTATCATTACAGATGCAATTAATTTAGTATTGGTTTATACAATTTTATACTCAAGACTTATTAATCCAGTTTATTCAGCACTAACAATACCTATTGCTGGAATTTTTCAAATGTGTTATATGTTGTTTATGTGTTTGCGATTTATTGACTTTAAAATTAATAAAAAGCAGCAGCTAAATAAAATCTATGCCATTGAAACTTTAAAAACAGGTCTACCGATTACTATTGAAATGGGAGTGTGAAATATTTGTAATTTCTTTACAAGTTCAGCAATTGGGAGTCTACATGATGACAGTTTATTTGTTTTGCACAGGAATGCCACAAACATTGGACAAATTTCCTCTGCTTTTGTGCAAGCTCTAGGAACAGTAACCTCAGTATTTGTTGCAAGAAAAGTTGGTGAACAAGATACTCAAGGTGCTTATGAAACTGCATTAAATTGTTGAAAAGTAGCAATTTATGGAACTGTTATTGTTAATATAATGATGGTAGCTCTTAGCTGACCAATTTTAGTTCTCTTTGGATCTCGCGATGTGGCATGACCGATTGAGGTTATTTTATTGCTGATTTTTGCTGTGAAACTGCTCTTTGATACAGTTAACATGACACTTTTGCGGGCCCTGTGAGCAGTGGGAGATTTATGGTTTCCAATAATTATTTCCTTCTTTACAATGGGAATTGGGATGGTAGCACTACCGTTTTTAGTAGTAAAAGGCTTTAACATTATTGGTGGTTGAGGTTTAATTTTAATTTATTTAGTCTTAGTCAGTGATCCTTTGAGCCATTCTATTGTATACACAATTATGTGAATTTGTACTTCCACCTTTTTCCGGACAAAAAATTAA
- the greA gene encoding transcription elongation factor GreA, which translates to MDKEIILTNEGLEKLQNELQHLLNIVRPQVIQELVEARAQGDLSENADYDAARNRQAEVEARIKEIETMLSKVKIIDEKDKKTFGAKIGSTVSFTNLKTNKEFAVKIVGAIEADPFENKISNESPLAKAMIGYDVNETVEVRELKEPYKIKITSLK; encoded by the coding sequence ATGGACAAAGAAATTATTTTAACGAATGAAGGTTTAGAAAAACTACAAAATGAGTTACAACACTTACTTAATATCGTTAGACCACAAGTAATCCAAGAGCTTGTGGAAGCACGTGCACAAGGTGACTTATCTGAAAATGCTGATTATGATGCTGCTAGAAATAGACAAGCTGAAGTTGAAGCAAGAATTAAAGAAATTGAAACAATGCTTTCAAAAGTAAAAATTATTGATGAAAAAGATAAAAAAACATTTGGAGCCAAAATTGGAAGTACTGTATCATTTACTAACTTAAAAACTAATAAAGAATTTGCTGTAAAAATAGTTGGAGCTATTGAAGCAGATCCATTTGAAAATAAAATTTCAAATGAATCACCACTAGCAAAAGCTATGATTGGGTATGATGTTAATGAAACTGTTGAAGTTAGGGAATTAAAAGAACCTTATAAAATTAAAATTACTTCATTAAAATAG